The DNA region AAGCCAAGGCGGGCCAAGCATTACAAGTCAAACGTTCCGGCGCTCGAGGCTTCGCCTCAGAAGCGCGGCGTCTGCACCCGTGTGTACACCACGACTCCCAAGAAGCCGAATTCGGCGCTTCGCAAGGTAGCTCGTGTGCGGCTCACCAATGGCTACGAAGTCACAAGCTATATCGGTGGTGAGGGGCACAATCTGCAGGAGCACTCGGTGGTGCTGATTCGCGGTGGTCGTGTCAAGGATCTGCCGGGTGTTCGCTATCACACGGTGCGTGGCAGTCTGGACACCGCTGGTGTGTCCGACCGTCGCCAGGGTCGCTCCAAGTACGGCGCCAAGCGTCCGAAGAACTGACGGATTCAATAATCATGTCCCGCAAGCATTCAAATTTCGAACGCGACATCCTGCCCGATCCCAAGTTCGGCAGTGAAATGATAGCCCGTTTCATCAACATGGTGATGCAGGACGGCAAGAAGTCCGTCGCCGAGCGCATCGTCTATGGCGCCATCGAGGAGATGGAGGCCAAGGGCCATGGTGACGCCCTGTCAGCCATCGAGCAGGCCCTGGACAATGTGGCCCCGGCTGTGGAGGTCAAGTCCCGGCGAGTCGGTGGTGCCACCTATCAGGTGCCCGTCGAAGTGCGCCCCAAGCGGCAGCAGGCCCTGGCCATGCGCTGGACCATCGAGTCGGCCCGCAAGCGTGGCGAGAACACCATGCCTCGCCGTTTGGCTGGCGAACTGCTGGATGCCATGGAAGAGCGTGGTGCCGCAGTCAAGAAACGTGAAGATACCCACCGGATGGCCGAAGCCAACAAGGCTTTTGCCCATTACCGCTGGTAAGCATTAGCAACCCGAGGATTTAGACGTGTCACGCAAAACATCCATCGAGCGCTATCGGAATATCGGCATCATGGCTCACATCGATGCCGGCAAGACCACGACGACCGAGCGCATTCTGTTCTATACCGGTGTCTCGCACAAGGTTGGCGAGGTGCATGACGGTGCGGCCGTCATGGACTGGATGGAGCAGGAGCAGGAGCGTGGCATTACGATCACTTCTGCGGCCACGACCTGTTTCTGGAGTGGCATGGACAAGAATTTCCCGGAGCATCGGATCAATATCATCGATACCCCGGGGCACGTGGACTTCACCATCGAGGTCGAACGCAGCCTGCGTGTGCTTGACGGTGCCGTGGCGGTGTTCTGTGCTGTCGGCGGCGTAGAGCCCCAGTCCGAGACCGTGTGGCGCCAGGCCACGAAGTACCAGGTCCCGCGCATGGCTTTCGTCAACAAGATGGATCGTACCGGCGCCGACTTCCAGCGTGTGGTCGAGCAGGTGCGCAAGCGTCTGGGCGCCAACGCTGTTCCGATCCAGATGCCGATCGGTGCCGAAGAGGACTTCGAGGGTGTGATCGACCTGGTCCGCATGAAGGCGATCTACTGGAATACCGAAGACATGGGTATGTCTTTTGAGCTGCGCGACATTCCGGCCGAGCGAGCCGATGATGCTGCCGCGGCGCGTGAGTTCATGATCGAAGGTGCTGCAGAAACCTCCGAAGAGCTCATGAACAAGTATCTCGAGGAAGGTGAGCTGACCGAAGAGGAGATCATGCAGGGCCTGCGTGCAGGCACGCTGGCCAACGAGATTGTTCCGGTGCTGTGTGGCACGGCCTTCAAGAACAAGGGTGTGCAGGCGTTGCTGGATGCGGTTATTCAGTACATGCCCTCGCCGACGGAAGTCAAGGATATTCGTGGTGAAGACGAGCGCGGCGAAGAGGTTCGCTGCCCGTCCGATGATGACTCGCCCTTTGCGGCCCTGGCTTTCAAGATTGCCACCGACCCGTTTGTCGGATCCCTGACCTTCTTCCGTGTCTATTCCGGCGTGGTCAAGGCCGGCGACACCGTGTTCAATCCGGTCAAGGGCAAGAAAGAGCGCGTTGGCCGTCTGCTGCAGATGCACTCCAATTCCCGCGAGGAAATCAAGGAAGTGCGTGCTGGCGATATTGCTGCCGCTGTGGGCCTGAAGGATGTCACGACCGGGGATACCCTGTGCGATCCTTCCAATGTGGTCACGCTTGAGCGCATGGAGTTCCCGGAGCCGGTGATTGCCGTGGCCGTGGAGCCCAAGACCAAGAGCGACCAGGAGAAGATGGGTATTGCCCTGTCGAAGCTGGCCCAGGAGGATCCGTCCTTCCGTGTGCGCACCGACGAAGAGTCCGGCCAGACCATTATTTCCGGCATGGGTGAGTTGCACCTCGATATTATCGTTGATCGCCTCAAGCGCGAATTCAAGGTCGAGGCCAACGTCGGCAAGCCTCAGGTCGCCTACCGCGAGACCATTCGCCAGGCTGTTGAAGCCGAAGGCAAGTTTGTTCGGCAGTCGGGTGGTCGTGGTCAGTATGGGCACGTCAAGATCAAGCTCGAGCCGATGGATGAAGGTGGTGGATACGAGTTTGTCGACCAGATTGTTGGTGGTGTCGTACCCAAGGACTACATCAGTTCCGTGGGTAAGGGTATCGAAGAGCAGATGCAGAACGGTGTGATTGCCGGCTTCCCGATGGTCGATGTTCGCGCCATCCTGTTCGATGGTTCGTACCACGAAGTCGACTCCAGCGAAATGGCCTTCAAGATTGCCGGTTCAATGGCATTCAAAGACGGTGCGCTGAAGGCAAAGCCGGTACTTCTCGAGCCGATCATGAAGGTCGAGGTTGTGAGTCCGGAAGAATACATGGGCGATGTCATGGGTGACCTGAACCGTCGACGCGGGCTGGTTCAGGGCATGGAAGACGTGCCGGCCGGCAAGGTCATTCGTGCCAACGTGCCGCTGTCGGAAATGTTTGGTTATGCCACTGACCTGCGCTCCATGAGCCAGGGTCGTGCGACCTACGTGATGGAGTTCCTGCATTACTCGGAAGCTCCGAACAGTGTCGCTGAAGAAGTGATGAAAAAGAGCGCATAAGGAACAGGAAAGAGGAAGGCAGCTATGTCCAAGGCAAAGTTCGAACGCACGAAGCCGCACGTGAACGTGGGCACGATTGGTCACGTTGACCACGGCAAGACGACGCTGACCGCGGCGCTGACGAAGGTTTGCGCGGAAGCGCGTGGTGGCGAGTTCCGTGCCTACGACCAGATTGACAATGCGCCGGAAGAGCGCGAGCGCGGTATTACGATTGCTTCGGCGCACGTGGAATACGAGTCGGACAACCGTCACTATGCGCACGTGGACTGCCCGGGTCACGCCGATTACGTGAAGAACATGATCACGGGTGCAGCGCAGATGGACGGCGCCATTCTGGTGGTGAGTGCTGCCGACGGCCCGATGCCGCAGACGCGCGAGCACATTCTGCTGGCTCGCCAGGTGGGCGTTCCGTGCATTCTGGTTTACCTGAACAAGGCCGACATGGTCGACGACGAGGAGCTGCTGGAGCTGGTCGAGATGGAAGTCCGCGAGCTGCTGAGCGACTATGACTTCCCGGGTGACGATACCCCGATCGTGACCGGTTCTGCGCTCAAGGCGCTGGAAGGCGACGACAGCGACATTGGCGTGCCGTCGATTCTGAGGCTGGTCGAGGCGCTGGACGAGTACGTTCCGGAGCCAGAGCGTGACCTGGACAAG from Wenzhouxiangella sp. AB-CW3 includes:
- the rpsL gene encoding 30S ribosomal protein S12 — protein: MATINQLVRKPRRAKHYKSNVPALEASPQKRGVCTRVYTTTPKKPNSALRKVARVRLTNGYEVTSYIGGEGHNLQEHSVVLIRGGRVKDLPGVRYHTVRGSLDTAGVSDRRQGRSKYGAKRPKN
- the rpsG gene encoding 30S ribosomal protein S7, with the protein product MSRKHSNFERDILPDPKFGSEMIARFINMVMQDGKKSVAERIVYGAIEEMEAKGHGDALSAIEQALDNVAPAVEVKSRRVGGATYQVPVEVRPKRQQALAMRWTIESARKRGENTMPRRLAGELLDAMEERGAAVKKREDTHRMAEANKAFAHYRW
- the fusA gene encoding elongation factor G; translated protein: MSRKTSIERYRNIGIMAHIDAGKTTTTERILFYTGVSHKVGEVHDGAAVMDWMEQEQERGITITSAATTCFWSGMDKNFPEHRINIIDTPGHVDFTIEVERSLRVLDGAVAVFCAVGGVEPQSETVWRQATKYQVPRMAFVNKMDRTGADFQRVVEQVRKRLGANAVPIQMPIGAEEDFEGVIDLVRMKAIYWNTEDMGMSFELRDIPAERADDAAAAREFMIEGAAETSEELMNKYLEEGELTEEEIMQGLRAGTLANEIVPVLCGTAFKNKGVQALLDAVIQYMPSPTEVKDIRGEDERGEEVRCPSDDDSPFAALAFKIATDPFVGSLTFFRVYSGVVKAGDTVFNPVKGKKERVGRLLQMHSNSREEIKEVRAGDIAAAVGLKDVTTGDTLCDPSNVVTLERMEFPEPVIAVAVEPKTKSDQEKMGIALSKLAQEDPSFRVRTDEESGQTIISGMGELHLDIIVDRLKREFKVEANVGKPQVAYRETIRQAVEAEGKFVRQSGGRGQYGHVKIKLEPMDEGGGYEFVDQIVGGVVPKDYISSVGKGIEEQMQNGVIAGFPMVDVRAILFDGSYHEVDSSEMAFKIAGSMAFKDGALKAKPVLLEPIMKVEVVSPEEYMGDVMGDLNRRRGLVQGMEDVPAGKVIRANVPLSEMFGYATDLRSMSQGRATYVMEFLHYSEAPNSVAEEVMKKSA
- the tuf gene encoding elongation factor Tu, with product MSKAKFERTKPHVNVGTIGHVDHGKTTLTAALTKVCAEARGGEFRAYDQIDNAPEERERGITIASAHVEYESDNRHYAHVDCPGHADYVKNMITGAAQMDGAILVVSAADGPMPQTREHILLARQVGVPCILVYLNKADMVDDEELLELVEMEVRELLSDYDFPGDDTPIVTGSALKALEGDDSDIGVPSILRLVEALDEYVPEPERDLDKDFLMPIEDVFSISGRGTVVTGRVERGIINVGDEIEIVGIKDTTKTTCTGVEMFRKLLDQGQAGDNVGVLLRGTKRDEVERGQVLAKPGSITPHTKFEAEVYVLSKDEGGRHTPFFKGYRPQFYFRTTDVTGSVELPEGTEMVMPGDNVQMKVELIAPIAMEDGLRFAIREGGRTVGAGVVAKIIE